In the genome of Phlebotomus papatasi isolate M1 chromosome 2, Ppap_2.1, whole genome shotgun sequence, one region contains:
- the LOC129800844 gene encoding glucose transporter type 1 isoform X3 → MEGLICSLQKQVSVMSMNLSAKLDELQRGDRHMETTVALCEIRSQLQELTKSVESCQSEVSEVKRDMVAIKHELDTVQQVKEEIEELREYVDRLEEHTHRRKLRLLEQGLTFFLTYAIFAAVLGMLQFGYNTGVINAPEVNIENFMKDVYKDRYGEDITEEFIQQLYSVAVSIFAIGGMLGGFSGGWMANRFGRKGGLLLNNILGISGACLMGFTKMSHSYEMLFLGRFIIGVNCGLNTSLVPMYISEIAPLNLRGGLGTVNQLAVTVGLLLSQVLGIEQILGTNDGWPVLLGLAICPAVLQLLLLPVCPESPRYLLITKQWEEEARKALRRLRASNQVEEDIEEMRAEERAQQAESHISTMELICSPTLRAPLIIGIVMQLSQQLSGINAVFYYSTSLFMSSGLTEESAKFATIGIGAIMVVMTLVSIPLMDRTGRRTLHLYGLGGMFIFSIFITISFLIKEMIDWMSYLSVVSTLAFVVFFAVGPGSIPWMITAELFSQGPRPSAMAIAVLVNWMANFVVGIGFPSLKTALENYTFLPFSVFLAIFWIFTYKKVPETKNKTFEEILALFRHGNGSITESENVSDTQLEQSLSSRPDDHKTHK, encoded by the exons TTTACAAAAGCAAGTTAGCGTGATGAGTATGAATTTATCAGCAAAACTGGATGAGTTGCAACGTGGTGATCGTCACATGGAGACAACAGTGGCCCTGTGTGAGATTCGTTCTCAACTGCAGGAGCTCACAAAATCCGTAGAAAGTTGTCAGAGTGAGGTTTCTGAG GTTAAACGTGATATGGTAGCAATAAAACATGAACTGGATACAGTTCAGCAGGTCAAGGAGGAGATTGAAGAATTGCGGGAGTATGTAGACCGTCTTGAGGAGCACACTCACAGGAGGAAACTTCGATTGCTGGAGCAA GGGTTAACATTCTTCCTGACATACGCAATATTTGCGGCTGTGCTCGGAATGCTTCAATTCGGCTACAACACAGGTGTCATCAATGCACCAGAAGTCAATATCGAGAATTTCATGAAGGACGTATACAAGGATCGCTATGGCGAAGACATTACGGAAGAGTTTATTCAACAATTATATTCAGTGGCTGTGTCAATATTTGCCATTGGAGGCATGTTGGGGGGCTTTAGCGGTGGCTGGATGGCTAATCGGTTCGGAAG AAAGGGTGGTCTCCTACTCAACAACATTCTCGGTATTTCGGGAGCTTGTCTTATGGGCTTCACCAAAATGAGTCATTCATATGAAATGCTATTTCTCGGACGATTCATAATTGGCGTCAATTGTG GTTTAAATACATCCCTTGTTCCAATGTATATCTCGGAAATTGCTCCGTTAAATTTACGAGGTGGTTTGGGTACTGTTAATCAGTTGGCTGTGACAGTAGGTTTATTATTGTCCCAAGTGTTGGGCATCGAGCAAATACTGGGTACCAACGATGGATGGCCAGTACTTTTGGGTTTGGCTATTTGTCCGGCAGTACTGCAATTGCTTCTTCTTCCTGTTTGTCCAGAATCTCCCCGATATTTGTTGATCACGAAACAGTGGGAAGAAGAAGCGCGTAAAG CACTGAGACGTCTTAGAGCATCCAATCAAGTGGAAGAAGATATTGAAGAAATGCGAGCTGAAGAGCGTGCTCAACAGGCAGAAAGTCATATTTCCACCATGGAACTAATCTGTTCCCCAACCCTTCGAGCCCCGCTTATCATCGGAATTGTTATGCAACTCAGTCAACAACTGAGCGGAATTAACGCCGTTTTTTACTATTCTACATCACTTTTCATGAGTTCTGGCCTCACGGAGGAGAGTGCCAAATTCGCAACTATCGGAATTGGTGCTATAATG GTTGTTATGACACTCGTCTCCATTCCGCTCATGGATAGAACTGGACGAAGAACACTGCATCTATATGGATTGGGCGGAATGTTCATcttctccatttttatcacgATATCATTTCTCATAAAG GAAATGATCGACTGGATGTCCTACCTGTCGGTGGTATCAACATTGGCTTTTGTGGTATTCTTTGCCGTGGGACCCGGATCAATTCCCTGGATGATCACGGCTGAGCTCTTCTCGCAGGGTCCACGTCCTAGCGCCATGGCCATAGCAGTATTAGTCAATTGGATGGCAAATTTTGTGGTTGGAATTGGATTCCCCAGCTTAAAG aCTGCCCTGGAGAATTACACATTTTTGCCGTTTAGTGTGTTCTTAGCTATTTTCTGGATATTCACGTATAAGAAGGTTCCTGAAACAAAGAATaagacatttgaagaaattCTAGCTCTCTTTAGACATGGAAATGGAAG CATTACAGAGTCAGAAAATGTCAGCGATACTCAATTGGAGCAGAGTCTAAGCTCGCGACCTGATGACCACAAAACGCACAAATGA
- the LOC129800844 gene encoding glucose transporter type 1 isoform X4, whose product MAGINVQGLTFFLTYAIFAAVLGMLQFGYNTGVINAPEVNIENFMKDVYKDRYGEDITEEFIQQLYSVAVSIFAIGGMLGGFSGGWMANRFGRKGGLLLNNILGISGACLMGFTKMSHSYEMLFLGRFIIGVNCGLNTSLVPMYISEIAPLNLRGGLGTVNQLAVTVGLLLSQVLGIEQILGTNDGWPVLLGLAICPAVLQLLLLPVCPESPRYLLITKQWEEEARKALRRLRASNQVEEDIEEMRAEERAQQAESHISTMELICSPTLRAPLIIGIVMQLSQQLSGINAVFYYSTSLFMSSGLTEESAKFATIGIGAIMVVMTLVSIPLMDRTGRRTLHLYGLGGMFIFSIFITISFLIKEMIDWMSYLSVVSTLAFVVFFAVGPGSIPWMITAELFSQGPRPSAMAIAVLVNWMANFVVGIGFPSLKTALENYTFLPFSVFLAIFWIFTYKKVPETKNKTFEEILALFRHGNGSITESENVSDTQLEQSLSSRPDDHKTHK is encoded by the exons GGGTTAACATTCTTCCTGACATACGCAATATTTGCGGCTGTGCTCGGAATGCTTCAATTCGGCTACAACACAGGTGTCATCAATGCACCAGAAGTCAATATCGAGAATTTCATGAAGGACGTATACAAGGATCGCTATGGCGAAGACATTACGGAAGAGTTTATTCAACAATTATATTCAGTGGCTGTGTCAATATTTGCCATTGGAGGCATGTTGGGGGGCTTTAGCGGTGGCTGGATGGCTAATCGGTTCGGAAG AAAGGGTGGTCTCCTACTCAACAACATTCTCGGTATTTCGGGAGCTTGTCTTATGGGCTTCACCAAAATGAGTCATTCATATGAAATGCTATTTCTCGGACGATTCATAATTGGCGTCAATTGTG GTTTAAATACATCCCTTGTTCCAATGTATATCTCGGAAATTGCTCCGTTAAATTTACGAGGTGGTTTGGGTACTGTTAATCAGTTGGCTGTGACAGTAGGTTTATTATTGTCCCAAGTGTTGGGCATCGAGCAAATACTGGGTACCAACGATGGATGGCCAGTACTTTTGGGTTTGGCTATTTGTCCGGCAGTACTGCAATTGCTTCTTCTTCCTGTTTGTCCAGAATCTCCCCGATATTTGTTGATCACGAAACAGTGGGAAGAAGAAGCGCGTAAAG CACTGAGACGTCTTAGAGCATCCAATCAAGTGGAAGAAGATATTGAAGAAATGCGAGCTGAAGAGCGTGCTCAACAGGCAGAAAGTCATATTTCCACCATGGAACTAATCTGTTCCCCAACCCTTCGAGCCCCGCTTATCATCGGAATTGTTATGCAACTCAGTCAACAACTGAGCGGAATTAACGCCGTTTTTTACTATTCTACATCACTTTTCATGAGTTCTGGCCTCACGGAGGAGAGTGCCAAATTCGCAACTATCGGAATTGGTGCTATAATG GTTGTTATGACACTCGTCTCCATTCCGCTCATGGATAGAACTGGACGAAGAACACTGCATCTATATGGATTGGGCGGAATGTTCATcttctccatttttatcacgATATCATTTCTCATAAAG GAAATGATCGACTGGATGTCCTACCTGTCGGTGGTATCAACATTGGCTTTTGTGGTATTCTTTGCCGTGGGACCCGGATCAATTCCCTGGATGATCACGGCTGAGCTCTTCTCGCAGGGTCCACGTCCTAGCGCCATGGCCATAGCAGTATTAGTCAATTGGATGGCAAATTTTGTGGTTGGAATTGGATTCCCCAGCTTAAAG aCTGCCCTGGAGAATTACACATTTTTGCCGTTTAGTGTGTTCTTAGCTATTTTCTGGATATTCACGTATAAGAAGGTTCCTGAAACAAAGAATaagacatttgaagaaattCTAGCTCTCTTTAGACATGGAAATGGAAG CATTACAGAGTCAGAAAATGTCAGCGATACTCAATTGGAGCAGAGTCTAAGCTCGCGACCTGATGACCACAAAACGCACAAATGA